GGGGCCACGGACCGAGCGCCAGAGGAACGGCCACCCGGTCCCCGCGAAGATGACCGCTAACAGGAATCCGCCGTTGTAGAGGTTCGCTATCCACGTGTTACTCAACACGACTGAGAGGAGCATCACGAACAGTAGTCTGGGTAACGACATTATCGAGTCACCCGCGATGACCACCGCGAGGTCTACCAGCCCCTTGTAGTACGCCGTCAACAGCGCGAACCCTGCGGCGATGAATCCGCTCACCGCGATGGCCGTGACGCCGATGAACAGCGAGACGCGCGCCCCCGCCATCATGAACGTGAACATGTCTTTCCCGGTCGGTAACGTCCCGAACGGATGCCACCGCCCGTACTGGTCGTAACTCATCGGAGCCACGTTTCGGTCCGGAGTCCCCTGCGAACGGGACCCGAGATTCGCCGCACCGACGGTGATGTTCTCGACGCCACCGCTAGAGTTCGTGTACTCGATGTAGTGCGAGTATGGGTCCTGAATCGTCCGCTCGACAGTCGTCGGACCGAGCGCTGGCGCGAAGACTGCCATCACGACGAACGCGAAGACGATGACTGCACCGAACTGGCCCCAGCGATGACCGCGAAGGCGGTCCACCATGTCGTCGCGTGGCGTCCAATCGGCGTAGCGGTAGTGTTCTCGGAAGACCTCGTAGCCCTTCCAGAGCCACCACAGGCAGGCGAACGCGTACGCGTAGATGAGGGTCACGCGAATCGCCCACGCGTAGGCGGCGGGCAGTCCGAGGAACGTCCCCTTCCACGCGCCACTCGGGGCCTTGAACCCGTTGTTCGGCATCAAGT
The sequence above is a segment of the Halorussus halophilus genome. Coding sequences within it:
- a CDS encoding ABC transporter permease, translated to MSRQPDEAEATLRERVAENPRPAMMWFAGALLLFLLEAGAVINFITGFFGPGVEIPTLLTRDLMPNNGFKAPSGAWKGTFLGLPAAYAWAIRVTLIYAYAFACLWWLWKGYEVFREHYRYADWTPRDDMVDRLRGHRWGQFGAVIVFAFVVMAVFAPALGPTTVERTIQDPYSHYIEYTNSSGGVENITVGAANLGSRSQGTPDRNVAPMSYDQYGRWHPFGTLPTGKDMFTFMMAGARVSLFIGVTAIAVSGFIAAGFALLTAYYKGLVDLAVVIAGDSIMSLPRLLFVMLLSVVLSNTWIANLYNGGFLLAVIFAGTGWPFLWRSVRGPAFQVAEQEWIDAARSFGQRPHVTMQKHMAPYILGYLLVYASMSLGGYIIAVAGLSFLGLGVNPPTPEWGRAVNTGQSYVTTSSWHISFIPGVMIVLVVTAFNALGDGIRDAIDPQSAGEGDGDGAEAAAASGGGA